One Paraburkholderia phytofirmans OLGA172 genomic window carries:
- the aceE gene encoding pyruvate dehydrogenase (acetyl-transferring), homodimeric type, with translation MSAVPDEVMKYVAAEKDEDPQETGEWLEALDGVISAVGPDRAHYLIEKQIEFARVHGEHLPFSANTPYINTIPVSRQAPIPGDQDLEHRIRSYTRWNAIAMVLRAGKDTNVGGHIASFASAATLYDVGYNHFWHAPSAEHGGDLVFVQGHSSPGVYSRAFLLGRLSENQLDNFRQEVGGEGISSYPHPWLMPDFWQFPTVSMGLGPIMAIYQARFMKYMQARGIAKTEGRKVWAFLGDGETDEPESLGAIGMAGRERLDNLVFVINCNLQRLDGPVRGNGKIIQELESEFRGAGWNVIKVIWGSRWDALFQRDKSGALMRRMMEVVDGEYQTYKSESGAFVREHFFNTPELKALVADWSDEDVWNLNRGGHDPHKIYAAFTEATNAKGQPTVILAKTIKGYGMGEAGQAMNITHQQKKLHVDQLKKFRDQFRLPISDDDLVHVPYLKFEEGSKELEYMRARRQDLGGYLPARRQKAESLPVPALDAFEPLLKGTGEGREISTTMAFVRILNILLKDKALGKRIVPIVPDESRTFGMEGLFRQIGIWNQEGQKYIPEDSDQLMFYRESETGQILQEGINEAGGMCDWIAAATSYSTHGEIMIPFYIFYSMFGFQRIGDLAWAAGDMRSRGFLLGGTAGRTTLNGEGLQHEDGHSLLWAASVPNCISYDPTFGYELAVIMQDGLRRMVADQEDVYYYITVMNENYEHPAIPQGDAVAADIIKGMYSFRKADADKKAPRVQLMGAGTIFNEVIAAADLLKNDWGVAADLWSVPSFTELAREGHEVQRWNLLHPTEEKKLSHVEKLLKDAQGPVIASTDYVRALTEQIRAFVPQKFVVLGTDGYGRSDTREKLRHFFEVDRYWVTVAALNALADEGTIERKVVAEALKKYNLDPAKPNPMTV, from the coding sequence ATGTCCGCTGTACCCGACGAAGTCATGAAATATGTCGCCGCCGAAAAAGACGAAGATCCCCAGGAAACCGGCGAATGGCTGGAAGCGCTGGATGGCGTGATTTCTGCTGTGGGCCCCGATCGCGCTCACTACCTGATTGAGAAACAGATCGAATTCGCCCGTGTACACGGCGAGCATCTGCCGTTCTCCGCAAACACCCCGTACATCAACACGATTCCTGTGTCGCGTCAGGCGCCGATCCCCGGCGACCAGGACCTCGAACACCGGATTCGCTCGTACACGCGCTGGAACGCCATCGCCATGGTGCTGCGCGCGGGCAAGGACACGAACGTCGGCGGCCACATCGCCTCGTTCGCGTCGGCCGCCACGCTGTACGACGTCGGCTACAACCATTTCTGGCACGCACCGTCGGCCGAACATGGCGGTGACCTCGTGTTCGTGCAGGGCCACTCGTCGCCGGGTGTGTACTCGCGCGCGTTCCTGCTCGGCCGCCTGAGCGAAAACCAGCTCGACAACTTCCGTCAGGAAGTGGGCGGCGAGGGCATCTCGTCGTATCCGCACCCGTGGCTGATGCCGGACTTCTGGCAATTCCCGACCGTCTCGATGGGCCTCGGCCCGATCATGGCGATCTATCAGGCACGCTTCATGAAGTACATGCAGGCGCGCGGCATTGCGAAGACCGAAGGCCGCAAGGTCTGGGCTTTCCTCGGCGACGGCGAAACGGATGAACCGGAATCGCTCGGCGCAATCGGCATGGCCGGCCGCGAACGCCTCGACAACCTGGTGTTCGTGATCAACTGCAACCTGCAGCGCCTCGACGGTCCGGTGCGCGGTAACGGCAAGATCATTCAGGAACTCGAAAGCGAATTCCGCGGCGCCGGCTGGAATGTCATCAAGGTCATCTGGGGCAGCCGCTGGGATGCGCTGTTCCAACGCGACAAGTCGGGCGCGCTGATGCGCCGGATGATGGAAGTCGTCGACGGCGAATATCAGACGTACAAGTCAGAGTCGGGCGCGTTCGTTCGCGAGCACTTCTTCAATACGCCGGAACTGAAGGCGCTGGTGGCCGACTGGTCCGACGAAGACGTGTGGAACCTGAACCGCGGCGGCCACGATCCGCACAAGATCTACGCAGCGTTCACCGAAGCGACAAACGCCAAGGGCCAGCCGACCGTCATTCTCGCGAAGACGATCAAGGGCTACGGCATGGGCGAAGCCGGTCAGGCGATGAACATCACCCACCAGCAGAAGAAGCTGCACGTGGACCAGCTGAAGAAATTCCGCGACCAGTTCCGCCTGCCGATCTCCGACGACGACCTCGTCCACGTACCGTACCTCAAGTTCGAAGAAGGTTCGAAGGAACTCGAGTACATGCGTGCCCGCCGTCAGGACCTCGGTGGTTATCTGCCGGCGCGCCGTCAGAAGGCCGAGTCGCTGCCGGTGCCGGCGCTGGACGCGTTCGAGCCGTTGCTGAAGGGCACGGGCGAAGGCCGCGAGATCTCCACGACGATGGCGTTCGTGCGGATCCTCAACATCCTGCTGAAAGACAAGGCGCTCGGTAAGCGCATCGTGCCGATCGTGCCGGACGAATCGCGTACCTTCGGCATGGAAGGCCTGTTCCGCCAGATCGGTATCTGGAATCAGGAAGGCCAGAAGTACATTCCGGAAGATTCCGACCAGCTGATGTTCTATCGCGAATCGGAAACCGGTCAGATCCTGCAGGAAGGCATCAACGAAGCCGGTGGTATGTGTGACTGGATCGCAGCCGCGACGTCGTACTCGACGCACGGCGAGATCATGATCCCGTTCTACATCTTCTACTCGATGTTCGGCTTCCAGCGTATCGGCGATCTGGCATGGGCGGCGGGCGATATGCGCTCGCGCGGCTTCCTGCTGGGCGGCACCGCTGGCCGCACCACGCTGAACGGCGAAGGTTTGCAGCACGAAGACGGCCACTCGCTCCTGTGGGCCGCATCGGTGCCGAACTGCATCAGCTACGACCCGACGTTCGGCTATGAACTCGCGGTCATCATGCAGGACGGTCTGCGCCGCATGGTCGCCGACCAGGAAGACGTGTACTACTACATCACGGTGATGAACGAGAACTACGAGCACCCCGCGATTCCGCAGGGCGATGCCGTAGCGGCCGACATCATCAAGGGTATGTACTCGTTCAGGAAGGCCGATGCTGACAAGAAGGCGCCGCGCGTTCAGCTGATGGGCGCGGGCACCATCTTCAATGAAGTGATCGCCGCTGCCGATCTTCTGAAGAACGACTGGGGCGTTGCTGCCGACCTGTGGAGCGTGCCGAGCTTCACCGAACTGGCTCGCGAAGGTCACGAAGTGCAGCGCTGGAACCTGCTGCACCCGACCGAAGAGAAGAAGCTCTCGCACGTCGAGAAGTTGCTGAAGGACGCGCAAGGTCCGGTCATCGCATCGACCGACTACGTGCGCGCGCTGACCGAGCAGATCCGCGCGTTCGTGCCGCAGAAGTTCGTCGTGCTGGGCACGGATGGCTACGGCCGTTCGGACACGCGCGAAAAGCTGCGTCACTTCTTCGAGGTCGACCGCTACTGGGTCACGGTTGCCGCGTTGAATGCACTGGCAGATGAAGGCACGATCGAGCGCAAGGTCGTCGCCGAGGCGCTCAAGAAGTACAACCTTGATCCCGCCAAACCCAACCCGATGACCGTCTAA
- the aceF gene encoding dihydrolipoyllysine-residue acetyltransferase, with translation MSQAIEIKVPDIGDYKDIPVIEVLVKAGDTVEKEQSLVTLESDKATMDVPSSAAGVVKEVKVKVGDNVSEGSLIVVLDGAAGGAAASPAPAPAAAPAPAPAPAPAAAPAASGGGLQEVKVPDIGDYKDIPVIEVAVKVGDRVEKEQSLVTLESDKATMDVPSSAAGIVKELKVKVGDTVSEGSVIVVVETEGGAAAQAPAPAAKPAALEKPSDAPATPSPAPASPSALAQAPVIPAGEGGARHASHASPSVRKFARELGVDVAQVQGTGPKGRITQADVTGFIKGVMTGQRAAPAGAAAPAAAGGGELNLLPWPKVDFTKFGPVDPKPLSRIKKISGANLHRNWVMIPHVTNNDEADITDLEALRVQLNKENEKAGVKITMLAFVIKAVVAALKQFPTFNASLDGDNLVFKQYYHIGFAADTPNGLVVPVIRDADKKGLIDIAKEMAELSKAARDGKLKPDQMQGGCFSISSLGGIGGTHFTPIINAPEVAILGLSRGAMKPVWDGKQFVPRLILPLSLSYDHRVIDGAAAARFNAYLGAILADFRRVIL, from the coding sequence ATGAGTCAAGCGATCGAAATCAAGGTGCCGGACATCGGCGATTACAAGGACATCCCTGTGATCGAGGTGCTGGTGAAGGCGGGTGATACCGTCGAGAAAGAGCAATCGCTCGTCACGCTGGAATCCGACAAGGCGACCATGGACGTGCCGAGCTCGGCCGCCGGTGTCGTCAAGGAAGTGAAGGTGAAGGTGGGCGACAACGTGTCGGAAGGCTCGCTGATCGTCGTGCTGGACGGCGCTGCAGGCGGTGCCGCTGCATCGCCCGCTCCGGCGCCTGCCGCCGCACCGGCTCCTGCGCCGGCCCCGGCCCCGGCCGCTGCGCCGGCTGCAAGCGGTGGTGGTCTGCAAGAAGTCAAAGTGCCGGATATCGGCGACTACAAAGACATTCCCGTGATCGAAGTCGCGGTGAAGGTCGGCGATCGCGTCGAGAAAGAGCAGTCGCTGGTGACGCTCGAATCCGACAAGGCGACGATGGACGTGCCGAGCTCGGCCGCCGGCATCGTCAAGGAATTGAAGGTCAAGGTGGGCGATACCGTGTCGGAAGGCTCGGTGATCGTCGTGGTGGAAACTGAAGGCGGTGCTGCTGCGCAGGCTCCGGCGCCTGCGGCAAAACCGGCAGCGCTCGAGAAGCCGTCGGACGCGCCGGCAACGCCATCGCCCGCTCCGGCTTCGCCGTCCGCGCTTGCACAGGCGCCGGTGATTCCGGCTGGCGAAGGCGGTGCTCGCCATGCGAGCCACGCTTCACCGTCCGTGCGCAAGTTCGCGCGCGAACTCGGTGTCGATGTGGCGCAAGTGCAGGGCACGGGTCCGAAGGGCCGTATTACGCAAGCGGACGTGACCGGCTTCATCAAGGGTGTGATGACGGGCCAGCGTGCTGCGCCGGCCGGCGCTGCCGCACCGGCAGCTGCGGGTGGCGGCGAGTTGAATCTGCTGCCGTGGCCGAAGGTCGACTTCACCAAGTTCGGCCCGGTCGATCCGAAGCCGCTGTCGCGCATCAAGAAGATATCGGGCGCGAATCTGCATCGCAACTGGGTCATGATTCCGCACGTCACGAACAACGACGAAGCGGACATCACCGATCTCGAAGCGCTGCGCGTGCAGTTGAACAAGGAAAACGAAAAGGCCGGCGTGAAGATCACGATGCTGGCGTTCGTGATCAAGGCGGTGGTTGCCGCTTTGAAGCAGTTCCCGACGTTCAATGCCAGCCTCGATGGCGATAACCTCGTGTTCAAGCAGTACTACCACATTGGTTTTGCTGCCGATACGCCGAATGGTCTGGTTGTTCCGGTGATTCGCGATGCGGACAAGAAGGGTTTGATCGATATCGCGAAGGAAATGGCCGAGCTTTCGAAGGCTGCGCGTGATGGCAAGCTGAAGCCGGATCAGATGCAAGGTGGTTGCTTCTCGATTTCTTCCCTGGGCGGGATTGGCGGGACTCACTTTACGCCGATTATCAATGCGCCTGAAGTCGCAATTCTCGGGTTGTCGCGTGGCGCGATGAAGCCGGTTTGGGATGGTAAGCAATTCGTTCCGCGTTTGATTCTGCCGCTGTCGTTGTCGTATGACCATCGGGTGATTGATGGTGCCGCGGCGGCGCGGTTCAATGCGTATCTGGGTGCGATTCTTGCCGATTTTCGGCGTGTGATTCTTTGA
- the lpdA gene encoding dihydrolipoyl dehydrogenase — protein sequence MSLVEVKVPDIGDFKDVDVVEVNIKPGDVIENEQALMTLESDKASIEVPSDTAGTVKEVRVKAGDKVSQGTVIALVESSADAAPAKEAPKAPAKEPEKAPAQAAAAPKAAAPAPQAGSFSGNADIECDMLVLGSGPGGYSAAFRSADLGMKTVLVERYATLGGVCLNVGCIPSKALLHTALVIDEAEALGAHGITFGKPQIDLDKLRDFKSGVVKKLTGGLAGMAKMRKVEVVTGTGSFVDPHHMEVQTEGGKKVVRFKQAIIAAGSEAVKLPFIPEDPRVVDSTGALELRQIPQRMLVIGGGIIGLEMATVYATLGAQIDVVEMLDGLMAGADRDLVKVWEKYNSKRFANVMLKTKTTGAEAKDDGIYVSFEGEKAPAEAQRYDLVLVAVGRTPNGKKIGADKAGVAVTDRGFIDVDKQMRTNVPHIFAIGDIVGQPMLAHKAVHEAHVAAEVAHGEKAYFDALQIPSVAYTDPEVAWAGKTEDQLKAEGIKYGKAVFPWAASGRAIANGRDEGFTKLLFDEETHRVIGGGIVGLNAGDLISEVCLAIEMGADATDIGKTIHPHPTLGESIGMAAELYEGVCTDLPPQKKK from the coding sequence ATGAGTCTCGTCGAAGTAAAAGTGCCGGATATCGGTGACTTCAAGGACGTCGATGTCGTCGAAGTCAATATCAAACCGGGCGATGTCATCGAGAACGAACAGGCGCTGATGACGCTCGAGTCCGATAAGGCCTCCATCGAAGTGCCAAGCGATACTGCCGGCACCGTCAAGGAAGTGCGCGTCAAAGCCGGCGACAAAGTCTCGCAAGGCACAGTCATCGCGCTAGTCGAGTCGTCGGCGGACGCGGCGCCCGCTAAAGAGGCACCGAAGGCCCCGGCCAAAGAACCTGAGAAAGCGCCGGCGCAAGCCGCTGCTGCACCGAAAGCTGCCGCGCCCGCTCCGCAAGCCGGCAGCTTCTCCGGCAACGCGGATATCGAGTGCGACATGCTCGTGCTCGGTTCAGGCCCCGGCGGTTACTCGGCCGCGTTCCGCTCGGCCGATCTCGGCATGAAGACGGTGCTCGTCGAACGTTATGCAACGCTCGGCGGCGTCTGTCTCAATGTCGGTTGCATCCCGTCGAAGGCGCTGCTGCACACGGCGCTCGTCATCGACGAAGCAGAAGCGCTCGGCGCACATGGCATTACGTTCGGCAAGCCGCAAATCGATCTCGACAAGCTGCGCGACTTCAAGTCGGGCGTCGTCAAGAAGCTCACCGGCGGTCTCGCCGGCATGGCCAAGATGCGCAAGGTCGAAGTCGTGACGGGCACCGGCTCGTTCGTCGATCCGCATCACATGGAAGTGCAGACCGAAGGCGGCAAGAAGGTCGTCAGGTTCAAGCAGGCAATCATCGCCGCAGGCTCGGAAGCGGTGAAGCTGCCATTCATTCCGGAAGATCCGCGGGTGGTCGATTCGACCGGCGCGCTCGAACTGCGTCAGATTCCGCAACGCATGCTGGTGATCGGCGGTGGCATCATCGGGCTCGAAATGGCAACGGTCTACGCCACGCTCGGCGCACAGATCGATGTGGTCGAAATGCTCGACGGCCTGATGGCCGGCGCGGATCGCGATCTCGTCAAGGTCTGGGAGAAGTACAACAGCAAGCGTTTTGCCAACGTCATGCTGAAGACCAAAACCACTGGGGCCGAAGCGAAAGACGATGGCATCTACGTGTCGTTCGAAGGCGAAAAGGCCCCCGCCGAAGCGCAACGCTATGACCTCGTGCTGGTCGCCGTCGGCCGTACGCCGAATGGCAAGAAGATTGGCGCGGACAAGGCAGGCGTCGCGGTAACGGATCGCGGCTTCATCGACGTCGACAAGCAGATGCGCACCAACGTGCCGCACATCTTCGCGATCGGCGATATCGTCGGTCAGCCGATGCTCGCGCACAAAGCCGTGCACGAAGCTCACGTCGCCGCTGAAGTGGCGCACGGCGAGAAGGCGTACTTCGATGCGCTGCAGATTCCGTCGGTGGCCTACACCGATCCGGAAGTGGCTTGGGCCGGCAAGACGGAAGATCAGCTGAAGGCCGAAGGCATCAAGTACGGCAAGGCGGTGTTCCCGTGGGCCGCTTCGGGCCGCGCGATCGCCAACGGCCGCGACGAAGGTTTCACCAAGCTGCTGTTCGACGAAGAAACGCATCGCGTGATCGGCGGCGGGATTGTCGGTTTGAACGCCGGCGACCTGATCAGCGAAGTGTGCCTCGCGATCGAAATGGGGGCGGACGCTACGGATATCGGTAAGACGATTCACCCGCACCCGACGCTCGGCGAGTCGATCGGGATGGCCGCCGAGTTGT
- the fixL gene encoding oxygen sensor histidine kinase FixL, which yields MLTERLFARSARTAGSPADSTPSSRWHHGPWWSNSYLLTPLLSILVFLVVMSLILWSLNRREQQQQEDTLYRNVAWAQQQIRLSMTGAQEQIQALARDLVAGHADPHSFQVSTTDIMQGHPEILYMNWYTSQQQPRWPNTALPVFGQRLAKPNDAQMDEAVKAAFNEARNTRRQVYSPLIYDDLGNGYITLQTPVYRDRDFLGTIAAVFSVEGILKHDIPPELSAKYKISIIDVNNRELTTTSTRPRLPRDMFYDLPLDPPGQGVSVRVYAFPQMTNFTNNTLVWLVAGLSCFVLWSLWSLWKHTRQRFEAQQALYAEAFFRRAMENSVLIGMRVLDMHGRITHVNPAFCRMTGWDESDLVGKNAPFAYWPRDAYPEMQRQLDMTLRGKAPSSGFELRVRRKDGSLFHARLYVSPLIDSSGRQTGWMSSMTDITEPKRAREELAAAHERFTTVLESLDAAVSVLAADEAELLFANRYYRHLFGIRPDGHLELAGGGFDSAQASSDSIDMVDTYAGLPAAALTQSTADAQEVYVQNIQKWFEVRRQYIQWVDGHLAQMQIATDITTRKQAQELSRQQDEKLQFTSRLMTMGEMASSLAHELNQPLAAINNYCSGTVALVKSGRTTPDNLLPVLEKTAQQAVRAGMIIKRIREFVKRSEPKRQATRVADIVADAVGLAELEARKRKIRIVTDLRSRLPVIYVDPVLIEQVLVNLLKNGVEAMYDARPNAVDPVIRVVVRLESGFVCISVVDQGPGVDEATAERLFEPFYSTKSDGMGMGLNICRSIIESHRGRLWVVNNVESDGHVTGATFHCSLPIGEPDGPSNGGSEAPTPQTVTGEL from the coding sequence ATGTTGACCGAACGGCTTTTCGCTCGCTCGGCGCGCACCGCCGGTTCGCCGGCGGATTCGACGCCGTCCTCCCGCTGGCACCACGGACCGTGGTGGTCGAACTCCTATTTGCTCACGCCGCTGCTGTCGATCCTGGTGTTCCTGGTCGTCATGAGCCTGATTCTGTGGAGCCTGAACCGGCGCGAACAGCAGCAGCAGGAAGACACGCTCTACCGCAATGTCGCGTGGGCGCAGCAGCAGATCCGCCTGTCCATGACCGGCGCTCAGGAACAGATTCAGGCCCTCGCCCGCGACCTTGTCGCCGGCCACGCCGATCCGCATTCATTCCAGGTGTCCACCACGGACATCATGCAGGGGCATCCCGAGATCCTCTACATGAACTGGTACACGAGCCAGCAGCAGCCGCGCTGGCCCAATACCGCACTCCCCGTGTTCGGCCAGCGCCTCGCCAAGCCGAACGACGCGCAGATGGACGAAGCCGTCAAAGCCGCCTTCAACGAGGCGCGCAATACGCGCCGCCAGGTGTACTCGCCGCTGATCTACGACGACCTCGGCAATGGCTACATCACGCTGCAGACACCGGTCTACCGCGACCGCGACTTCCTCGGCACGATTGCCGCCGTGTTCTCGGTCGAAGGGATCCTGAAGCACGACATTCCGCCCGAGTTGTCGGCCAAATACAAAATCTCGATCATCGACGTGAACAACCGCGAGTTGACCACCACGTCGACCCGTCCGCGCCTGCCGCGCGACATGTTCTACGATCTGCCGCTCGATCCGCCTGGCCAGGGCGTCTCGGTGCGCGTCTACGCGTTCCCGCAGATGACCAACTTCACCAACAACACGCTGGTCTGGCTGGTGGCCGGGCTGTCGTGCTTCGTGCTGTGGAGCCTGTGGAGTTTGTGGAAGCACACGCGGCAACGCTTCGAGGCGCAGCAGGCGCTCTACGCCGAAGCCTTCTTCCGCCGCGCGATGGAAAACTCGGTGCTGATCGGCATGCGTGTGCTCGACATGCACGGCCGCATCACTCACGTCAATCCGGCCTTCTGCCGCATGACCGGTTGGGATGAAAGCGATCTGGTCGGCAAGAATGCGCCGTTCGCTTACTGGCCGCGCGACGCCTACCCTGAGATGCAACGCCAGCTCGACATGACGCTGCGCGGCAAGGCGCCTTCTTCGGGCTTCGAGTTGCGGGTGCGCCGCAAGGACGGTTCGCTGTTCCATGCTCGCCTCTATGTATCGCCGCTGATCGACAGCTCGGGCCGCCAGACCGGCTGGATGTCGTCGATGACCGACATCACCGAACCGAAGCGCGCACGCGAAGAACTCGCCGCCGCGCACGAGCGCTTCACGACCGTGCTGGAAAGTCTCGACGCCGCCGTCTCCGTGCTGGCCGCCGATGAAGCCGAACTGCTGTTCGCCAACCGCTACTACCGCCACCTGTTCGGCATTCGCCCGGACGGCCATCTGGAATTGGCGGGCGGCGGGTTCGACAGCGCACAGGCATCGTCCGATTCGATCGATATGGTGGATACCTACGCGGGCCTGCCCGCCGCCGCGCTAACCCAAAGCACGGCCGATGCGCAGGAAGTCTACGTGCAGAACATCCAGAAATGGTTCGAAGTGCGCCGCCAGTACATCCAGTGGGTGGACGGCCACCTCGCGCAGATGCAGATCGCAACCGATATCACCACCCGCAAGCAGGCTCAGGAGCTCTCGCGCCAGCAGGACGAGAAGCTGCAGTTCACCAGCCGCCTGATGACGATGGGCGAAATGGCCTCGTCGCTCGCGCACGAGCTGAACCAGCCGCTCGCCGCGATCAATAACTATTGCTCGGGAACCGTGGCGCTGGTTAAGTCCGGTCGGACGACGCCTGACAATCTCCTGCCCGTGCTCGAGAAAACCGCCCAACAGGCGGTGCGGGCCGGCATGATCATCAAGCGCATTCGCGAGTTCGTGAAACGCAGCGAGCCGAAACGCCAGGCCACGCGCGTGGCCGACATCGTGGCCGACGCCGTGGGGCTCGCCGAACTCGAAGCGCGCAAGCGCAAGATTCGCATCGTGACCGATCTGCGCTCGCGCCTGCCGGTGATTTACGTCGATCCGGTGCTGATCGAGCAGGTGCTGGTGAACCTGCTGAAGAACGGCGTCGAAGCCATGTACGATGCGCGCCCGAATGCGGTCGACCCCGTGATTCGCGTCGTCGTGCGACTGGAGAGCGGGTTTGTCTGCATCAGCGTCGTCGACCAGGGGCCGGGCGTCGACGAAGCGACAGCCGAGCGTCTCTTTGAACCGTTTTACAGCACCAAGTCCGATGGTATGGGCATGGGGCTGAACATTTGCCGTTCGATTATCGAATCGCACCGCGGCCGTCTGTGGGTGGTCAACAACGTCGAATCTGACGGCCACGTCACAGGCGCCACGTTCCATTGCAGTCTGCCTATTGGAGAGCCGGACGGCCCGAGCAACGGCGGGTCAGAGGCGCCGACACCACAAACCGTTACGGGAGAGCTATGA
- a CDS encoding DUF3300 domain-containing protein: protein MKRSGAHRSRVLLVCAALAGTPLFAGLAMPSAVYAQSPAKVSNQQLDSLTAPIALYPDALLAQVLMAATFPQDVQAAAAWSKANSKLQGDDAVKAVASEPWDPSVQSLVAFPQVLATMASKPDWVSQLGNAFLAQPNDVMDSVQRLRKQAQATGNLKTSSQQKVVVEQSTIQIVPANPQVVYVPTYNPTVVYGAWPYPAYPPVYVPPPPGYAIAAGFATGLAFGAGVAVANSLWGGFNWNTHDVNINVNRYNNINVNNRINVNSSTTNWNRNTNVNRNVNNTNVNRNVNNNLGGTQRDAYRGRDDGARAQAQQTLQNRTGQNLSGSASQRVQGIHQGGTQNADLQNRAQNANRDNALRGAGDGNAARQDTQRGQASRNAAANRSGNGSFGANGGGQQRTGGGLGANGGGVQRGGGGGGNNFGGGGGGGRLAGGGERQFGRNR, encoded by the coding sequence GTGAAACGATCCGGAGCACACCGTTCGCGTGTGTTGCTTGTTTGCGCCGCACTTGCGGGCACGCCACTCTTCGCCGGTCTGGCCATGCCGAGCGCGGTGTATGCGCAAAGCCCTGCGAAGGTGTCGAACCAGCAACTCGATTCGCTGACCGCGCCCATCGCGCTCTATCCCGACGCACTGCTCGCGCAGGTGCTGATGGCCGCTACCTTCCCGCAAGACGTGCAGGCTGCCGCCGCGTGGTCGAAAGCGAACTCGAAGCTGCAAGGCGACGACGCCGTCAAGGCGGTCGCGTCCGAGCCGTGGGACCCGAGCGTGCAGTCACTGGTCGCCTTCCCGCAAGTCCTCGCGACAATGGCGTCGAAACCCGACTGGGTCTCGCAACTCGGCAACGCCTTCCTGGCCCAGCCAAACGACGTGATGGACTCCGTGCAACGCTTGCGCAAACAGGCGCAAGCCACCGGCAATCTGAAGACGAGTTCACAGCAGAAGGTCGTGGTCGAACAAAGCACGATTCAGATCGTGCCGGCCAATCCACAAGTGGTGTACGTGCCGACGTATAACCCGACTGTCGTCTACGGCGCCTGGCCCTATCCCGCGTACCCGCCCGTATATGTCCCGCCGCCGCCCGGTTATGCAATCGCGGCCGGTTTCGCTACCGGCCTTGCGTTCGGCGCCGGTGTCGCCGTTGCCAATTCGCTGTGGGGCGGCTTCAACTGGAACACGCATGACGTCAACATCAACGTGAACCGGTACAACAACATCAATGTGAACAACCGGATCAATGTAAATAGCAGCACGACGAACTGGAACCGCAACACCAACGTCAATCGCAACGTCAACAACACCAACGTCAACCGCAACGTCAACAACAACCTCGGCGGTACGCAGCGCGATGCCTATCGCGGCCGTGACGACGGGGCTCGCGCCCAGGCGCAGCAGACCTTGCAGAACCGGACCGGCCAGAACCTGAGCGGCAGCGCGAGCCAGCGCGTGCAGGGGATCCACCAGGGCGGCACGCAGAACGCCGATCTGCAAAACCGCGCGCAGAACGCCAATCGCGATAACGCGTTACGCGGCGCCGGCGACGGCAACGCCGCGCGGCAGGACACGCAGCGCGGCCAGGCAAGCCGCAACGCGGCAGCGAACCGCTCCGGCAATGGCAGCTTCGGCGCCAATGGCGGCGGCCAGCAGCGCACGGGCGGTGGTCTCGGTGCAAACGGCGGCGGCGTCCAGCGCGGTGGTGGTGGCGGCGGCAACAACTTCGGCGGTGGCGGTGGTGGCGGCAGACTGGCCGGCGGCGGTGAGCGCCAATTCGGCCGCAACCGTTGA
- the fixJ gene encoding oxygen response regulator transcription factor FixJ: MNSPVTTQETVFVVDDDEAVRDSLRWLLEANGYRVQCFSSAEQFIDAWQPHTHPGQIACLILDVRMSGMSGLELQERLIADNASLPIIFVTGHGDVPMAVSTMKKGAMDFIEKPFDEAELRKLVERMLDKARSESTSVQQQRAAAERLGKLTAREHQVLERIIAGRLNKQIADDLGISIKTVEAHRANIMEKLNVNTVADLLRLALSNKPQPAQ; the protein is encoded by the coding sequence ATGAACAGCCCAGTCACCACACAGGAAACAGTCTTTGTCGTCGACGACGACGAGGCCGTGCGAGATTCGCTGCGCTGGCTGCTGGAGGCGAACGGCTACCGCGTGCAATGCTTCTCCAGCGCCGAGCAGTTCATCGACGCATGGCAGCCGCATACGCACCCGGGCCAGATCGCATGTCTGATTCTCGATGTGCGGATGTCCGGCATGAGCGGTCTCGAGTTGCAGGAACGCCTGATCGCCGACAACGCGTCGCTGCCGATCATCTTCGTGACCGGCCACGGCGACGTGCCGATGGCCGTCTCGACGATGAAGAAAGGCGCGATGGACTTCATCGAAAAACCGTTCGACGAAGCCGAACTGCGCAAGCTGGTCGAGCGCATGCTCGACAAGGCGCGCAGCGAAAGCACCAGCGTGCAACAGCAACGCGCCGCGGCCGAACGCCTGGGCAAACTCACCGCGCGTGAGCACCAGGTGCTCGAGCGCATCATCGCGGGCCGCCTGAATAAGCAGATCGCCGACGACCTCGGCATCAGCATCAAGACGGTCGAAGCACACCGCGCAAACATCATGGAAAAGCTCAACGTCAACACGGTCGCCGATCTGCTGCGCCTCGCGCTGTCGAACAAGCCGCAACCGGCGCAATAA